From Toxorhynchites rutilus septentrionalis strain SRP chromosome 2, ASM2978413v1, whole genome shotgun sequence, a single genomic window includes:
- the LOC129769122 gene encoding uncharacterized protein LOC129769122, whose protein sequence is MSGRIYLTGALLLVVAAIASGFPTQRSADVDCSVDIFSAIFVAHPDSCSMYKTCFNGGLIDGTCPEGLYFDEKNQGCDLPERVRCSLDEDDEEEVVVSEEEPAVEEEEEEATEEEQTPIEEEEETAEEEEAPTPEEVEQDEEAPEEEEQIESKKNDDENDEEEEAPVEEEETPAEEEEEEQTPEEEEQSAEEESETPAEEEVAAEEENEEASEQEEEEASVKARKNDDDDEEAADEEEEAEVEEEEKPEEEEEQEEQTTEEGEEQSPEEEVSESTPEEEEESAEQEIEDFRKVKKNDDDEDEDEESPAEEEEPTPEDEQEEQTPEDEEEEEQAPIEEEEQSQEEEEAAPEEEAEETTEAEEEAKSLKNDEDEEEEETPVDEDDEEEQTPEEEEQSPEEEEEQSPEDEDEQVPEEEEQTPEEIPEEVETVEPETEDQTEEKKSKLNGGDDDEEESSEEEQKEEDSAVEEEGEEEQEEEQSPEEEEEEEAVPEEEEEASEEPEEAEEKKRVRRSNDDEDDEDETNDDDEDEPAEEEEAEEQPEEETPEDEEEETQDETPEDDEDAENSEDTLPEEEAPEEETSDE, encoded by the exons ATGTCCGGTAGAATATACCTGACCGGAGCGTTGCTGCTCGTGGTGGCAGCGATAGCCAGCGGCTTCCCCACCCAACGCAGCGCCGATGTTGATTGTTCCGTCGACATCTTCTCAGCCATATTCGTGGCGCATCCGGATTCCTGCTCCATGTACAAGACCTGCTTCAACGGAGGGTTGATCGATGGAACCTGCCCGGAGGGATTGTATTTCGACGAGAAGAATCAGGGTTGCGATCTGCCCGAACGGGTTCGATGCAGCTTGGATGAAGACGACGAGGAGGAGGTAGTGGTGTCGGAAGAGGAGCCAGctgtagaagaagaagaagaagaagctactGAGGAGGAACAAACACCGatagaggaggaggaggagacaGCAGAGGAAGAGGAAGCACCGACTCCGGAAGAAGTTGAACAGGATGAAGAAGCTCCAGAAGAGGAAGAGCAAATTGAAAGCAAGAAGAATGATGACGAGAATGACGAGGAAGAGGAAGCCCCGGTAGAAGAGGAAGAAACTCCcgcagaagaagaggaagaagaacaAACTCCAGAGGAAGAAGAACAAAGTGCGGAAGAAGAAAGCGAAACTCCAGCTGAGGAAGAGGTAGCAGCCGAGGAAGAGAATGAAGAAGCCTcagagcaagaagaagaggaagcatCCGTTAAAGCTAGAAAGAATGATGATGACGACGAGGAAGCTGCCGATGAAGAAGAGGAAGCAGAAGTAGAGGAGGAGGAAAAGCCGGAGGAAGAGGAAGAACAAGAGGAACAGACAACCGAGGAGGGAGAGGAACAGTCTCCAGAGGAAGAAGTCTCCGAATCAACTCCAGAGGAGGAGGAAGAATCTGCAGAACAGGAAATCGAAGATTTCCGCAAAGTAAAGAAAAACGACGacgatgaggatgaggatgaggaaagtCCGGCAGAAGAGGAAGAACCAACTCCCGAAGATGAGCAAGAAGAACAGACACCGGAAGACGAAGAGGAAGAAGAACAAGCACCAatagaggaggaagaacagtcCCAGGAAGAGGAAGAGGCAGCTCCGGAGGAAGAAGCTGAAGAGACCACAGAAGCTGAAGAGGAAGCCAAGTCCTTGAAGAATGATGAAGATGAGGAAGAAGAAGAGACCCCCGTCGATGAGGATGATGAAGAAGAGCAGACCCCTGAGGAAGAGGAACAGTCCCCAGAGGAAGAAGAAGAGCAGTCACCAGAAGATGAGGATGAGCAAGTCCCTGAGGAAGAAGAACAAACACCAGAAGAAATCCCAGAAGAAGTAGAAACTGTGGAACCAGAAACAGAGGACCAAACCGAAGAGAAAAAATCAAAGTTGAATGGTGGCGATGATGACGAAGAAGAGTCCTCAGAGGAAGAGCAAAAGGAAGAAGACTCTGCCGTGGAAGAAGAAGGTGAGGAAGAACAGGAGGAGGAACAGAGTCCGGAGgaggaggaagaggaagaggctGTTCctgaagaagaggaagaagcaTCAGAGGAACCAGAAGAGGCAGAGGAAAAGAAGCGTGTCCGCCGTTCAAACGATGATGAGGATG ATGAAGATGAAACaaacgatgatgatgaggatgAACCTgccgaagaagaagaagctgaaGAGCAACCAGAGGAGGAGACCCCAGAAGATGAGGAAGAAGAGACACAAGATGAAACCCCAGAAGATGACGAAGATGCTGAGAACTCTGAGGACACTCTTCCAGAGGAAGAAGCTCCCGAAG AGGAAACCAGCGACGAGTAA
- the LOC129769517 gene encoding uncharacterized protein LOC129769517, with translation MFLLELLLAATVALAISPSAADSSLEDFCNGINAGIFPHPDPHKCYKFISCVFEQPTVYECDEGFVFNVHHSECVPGQWEHCERNHELEELCSEVSYGVFEYRWDCAKFVFCQRGNASVFECLQAEIWSQERGTCVAGDRETCRPKDSHCVGKPDGPVALPGSCQSYIECRNEQGSIVECPRGYIFVGTGCVVGSVRTCESLEHLCRANSSVSKHPHPDFCDLYITCDRGQSNVHSCPVGEILRPDMQVCVPGNSNNCTYTSVEGMCDGRQGPVVYPHPQRCDQYVRCEQDDLYVNTCPPDTIVQPVTLQCVPGIQETCTFFDDLCLAQPNAIIPHPSRCDRFIECQSGRASISACPEGHVFVNSTSSCVPGNTVTCTRLDQQCTGREDSNLPHPNGCHLFVSCRNGVTSVQSCPEGEILRPDMQVCAPGNRETCQFTPINGMCNNRPGPVVYPHPVNCTLLVRCEQGQISIESCGEGTVLQPRTLECVAGNQNTCQLYIDRCVGQEDGTIPHPSECHLRLRCRSGSASVESCPRGTIYNTAGRCVLGDRETCESLEQVCATIPNKLIEHPNFCDLSIECRDGTTSMRTCAAGLIFHRNMQVCSPGDVNICRLEEVNEMCAGRNQGRFPLPDQSECIDYVTCSNGLPTVNSCRDGTVLRPRFLDCVPGRQATCEFFPHICLFRPNENIPHPIRCDLFVECISEMPHVVSCPEGMIYSPEMDVCLPGDSETCEFHNRRQ, from the coding sequence ATGTTTCTCTTAGAGCTGCTCCTCGCAGCGACGGTAGCTTTGGCGATAAGTCCTTCGGCAGCCGATAGTAGTTTGGAAGATTTTTGCAATGGAATAAATGCCGGCATCTTCCCGCATCCGGATCCACACAAATGTTACAAGTTCATCTCTTGTGTGTTCGAGCAGCCGACCGTCTATGAGTGCGATGAAGGTTTCGTGTTCAATGTGCATCACTCGGAGTGCGTTCCCGGTCAATGGGAACACTGCGAACGAAATCACGAACTGGAGGAGCTCTGCTCCGAGGTGTCGTATGGTGTGTTCGAATATCGCTGGGACTGTGCGAAGTTCGTGTTCTGCCAGCGTGGCAACGCTTCGGTTTTCGAGTGCTTACAGGCGGAAATTTGGTCCCAAGAGCGGGGAACTTGTGTGGCTGGTGATAGAGAGACCTGTCGACCGAAGGACTCACACTGCGTTGGAAAGCCAGATGGACCAGTTGCGCTTCCGGGCAGCTGTCAGTCATACATTGAGTGCCGTAATGAACAAGGTAGCATTGTGGAGTGCCCGCGAGGTTATATTTTCGTTGGCACAGGATGCGTAGTGGGGAGCGTTCGAACGTGTGAATCATTGGAGCACTTGTGCAGAGCTAATTCCAGCGTGTCTAAACATCCACATCCGGATTTTTGTGATTTGTACATCACGTGCGATAGAGGCCAGTCAAACGTGCATTCCTGCCCAGTTGGAGAGATTCTTCGGCCAGATATGCAAGTGTGTGTTCCTGGCAATTCGAACAATTGTACGTATACATCTGTCGAAGGAATGTGTGACGGAAGACAGGGCCCTGTTGTTTATCCCCATCCGCAAAGATGTGATCAATACGTTCGTTGTGAACAAGACGATCTGTACGTGAACACTTGTCCGCCGGACACAATCGTTCAACCCGTAACACTCCAATGCGTTCCAGGAATTCAAGAAACCTGCACCTTCTTCGATGACCTATGCTTAGCGCAGCCTAACGCAATCATTCCTCATCCGTCAAGATGTGATCGGTTCATCGAGTGTCAATCTGGACGGGCATCGATATCCGCCTGTCCTGAGGGACATGTTTTCGTGAATTCAACATCGAGTTGTGTTCCTGGCAACACCGTAACCTGCACCAGATTGGATCAGCAATGCACTGGCAGAGAAGATTCGAACCTGCCGCATCCAAACGGGTGCCACTTATTCGTTAGTTGTCGCAATGGTGTCACATCCGTACAAAGTTGTCCCGAGGGGGAAATTCTGCGCCCGGATATGCAAGTTTGTGCCCCTGGCAACAGAGAAACTTGTCAGTTTACGCCGATAAATGGGATGTGTAATAATCGGCCGGGGCCGGTGGTGTATCCGCATCCGGTTAATTGTACTCTATTGGTCAGATGTGAGCAAGGTCAAATAAGCATTGAGTCATGCGGAGAGGGAACCGTTTTACAGCCAAGGACGTTAGAATGCGTCGCCGGAAACCAGAATACCTGCCAGCTTTACATCGACCGTTGCGTGGGACAAGAGGACGGTACCATACCTCATCCATCGGAGTGTCATCTGAGGCTACGCTGCCGTTCAGGCTCAGCATCAGTAGAATCGTGTCCTCGAGGAACCATTTACAACACCGCCGGTCGATGTGTTTTAGGTGATAGAGAGACCTGTGAGTCTTTGGAACAAGTCTGCGCTACAATTCCCAACAAACTGATCGAGCATCCCAATTTCTGCGATCTGTCCATCGAATGCCGTGATGGGACCACCTCCATGCGAACCTGTGCTGCTGGGTTGATCTTCCATCGTAACATGCAAGTTTGCAGCCCGGGAGACGTGAACATCTGTCGATTGGAGGAGGTGAACGAAATGTGCGCAGGGCGAAACCAGGGCAGATTTCCACTGCCAGATCAGTCGGAGTGTATCGACTATGTGACCTGCTCAAATGGGCTTCCAACGGTGAATTCCTGTCGTGATGGTACCGTGTTACGTCCAAGATTTCTGGATTGTGTTCCGGGCAGACAGGCCACGTGCGAGTTCTTCCCCCACATTTGCCTCTTCCGACCCAATGAGAACATTCCCCATCCGATCCGATGCGATCTGTTTGTGGAGTGTATATCGGAGATGCCACACGTGGTTTCCTGCCCGGAAGGGATGATTTACTCGCCCGAGATGGATGTTTGCTTGCCAGGCGATTCCGAGACCTGCGAGTTCCACAATAgaagacaataa